Proteins from a single region of Rana temporaria chromosome 5, aRanTem1.1, whole genome shotgun sequence:
- the LOC120941334 gene encoding nuclear pore complex protein NUP98A-like has translation MAPTFQAANFPSLQLSKPPTFQATDFPCHQLSKPPSFQATIFPSLQLSKPLSFQATNFPSHQLSKPPTFQATIFPSLQLSKPPSFQASNFPSHQLSKPPTFQATNFPSHQLSKPGSFQATNFPSHQLSKPPTFQATNFPSHQLSKPPTLKATNFPSLQLSKPPSFQASNFPSHHLSKPPTFQATNIPSHQLSKPPTFQATNFPSHQLSKPGSFQATNFPSLQLSKPPTFQATNFPSHQLSKPPTFQASNFPSLQLSKPPTFQASNFLNHQLSKPPTFQASNFLNHQLSKPPTFQKPPTCQATNFPSLQLSKPPTFQATIFPSHQLSKPPTFQATNFPSLQLSKPPTFQATNFPSRDRALIYSSLFVFFGHLLYCTFHYVASAAASY, from the coding sequence ATGGCGCCAACTTTCCAAGCCGCCAACTTTCCAAGCCTCCAACTTTCCAAGCCACCAACTTTCCAAGCCACCGACTTTCCATGCCACCAACTTTCCAAGCCACCATCTTTCCAAGCCACCATCTTTCCAAGCCTCCAACTTTCCAAGCCACTATCTTTCCAAGCCACCAACTTTCCAAGCCACCAACTTTCCAAGCCTCCAACTTTCCAAGCCACCATCTTTCCAAGCCTCCAACTTTCCAAGCCACCATCTTTCCAAGCCTCCAACTTTCCAAGCCACCAACTTTCCAAGCCTCCAACTTTCCAAGCCACCAACTTTCCAAGCCACCAACTTTCCAAGCCAGGATCTTTCCAAGCCACCAACTTTCCAAGCCACCAACTTTCCAAGCCTCCAACTTTCCAAGCCACCAACTTTCCAAGCCACCAACTTTCCAAGCCACCAACTTTAAAAGCCACCAACTTTCCAAGCCTCCAACTTTCCAAGCCACCATCTTTCCAAGCCTCCAACTTTCCAAGCCACCATCTTTCCAAGCCTCCAACTTTCCAAGCCACCAACATTCCAAGCCACCAACTTTCCAAGCCTCCAACTTTCCAAGCCACCAACTTTCCAAGCCACCAACTTTCCAAGCCAGGATCTTTCCAAGCCACCAACTTTCCAAGCCTCCAACTTTCCAAGCCACCAACTTTCCAAGCCACCAACTTTCCAAGCCACCAACTTTCCAAGCCTCCAACTTTCCAAGCCTCCAACTTTCCAAGCCTCCAACTTTCCAAGCCTCCAACTTTCCAAGCATCCAACTTTCTAAACCACCAACTTTCCAAGCCTCCAACTTTCCAAGCATCCAACTTTCTAAACCACCAACTTTCCAAGCCACCAACTTTCCAAAAGCCTCCAACTTGCCAAGCCACCAACTTTCCAAGCCTCCAACTTTCCAAGCCTCCAACTTTCCAAGCCACCATCTTTCCAAGCCACCAACTTTCCAAGCCACCAACTTTCCAAGCTACCAACTTTCCAAGCCTCCAACTTTCCAAGCCTCCAACTTTCCAAGCCACCAACTTTCCAAGCAGAGACAGAGCATTGATTTATTCAAGTCTATTCGTATTCTTTGGACATCTTCTGTACTGCACCTTTCACTACGTTGCATCAGCTGCTGCGTCTTATTGA